A single Comamonas sp. NLF-1-9 DNA region contains:
- a CDS encoding MoxR family ATPase, protein MDIPAKIQALLGQLNTVIVGKPTQIQDSVACLLAGGHLLIEDVPGVGKTTLAHALARSFGLAFARVQFTSDLMPSDLTGVAVYERGKEAFVFHPGPVFTQVLLADEINRASPRTQSALLEAMEEKQVSVEGETRPLPQPFFVIATQNPQEQIGTFQLPESQLDRFLMRISLGYPDRAAERALLAGEDRREQLEHLPALLDARELALLQAQVQAVHVAPALLDYVQALIAATRSGKWFVQGLSPRAAIALVRAARAQALIEGRDYVAPDDVQAILAQTIAHRMQPVSGAGRGSVEQVQAMVQAVALP, encoded by the coding sequence ATGGACATACCGGCAAAAATCCAGGCGCTTTTGGGCCAGCTTAACACGGTGATCGTGGGCAAACCGACGCAGATCCAGGACAGCGTGGCCTGCCTGCTCGCGGGCGGACACCTGTTGATCGAGGACGTGCCCGGCGTGGGCAAGACGACGCTGGCGCATGCGCTGGCGCGCAGCTTCGGGCTGGCGTTTGCGCGCGTGCAGTTCACCTCCGACCTGATGCCCAGCGACCTCACCGGCGTGGCGGTGTACGAGCGCGGCAAGGAGGCCTTCGTCTTTCACCCGGGCCCGGTGTTCACCCAGGTGCTGCTGGCCGACGAGATCAACCGCGCCAGCCCGCGCACCCAGAGCGCGCTGCTGGAAGCGATGGAAGAAAAGCAGGTCTCCGTGGAAGGCGAGACCCGCCCCCTGCCCCAGCCCTTTTTCGTGATCGCCACGCAGAACCCGCAGGAGCAGATCGGCACCTTTCAGCTGCCCGAAAGCCAGCTCGACCGCTTTCTCATGCGCATCTCGCTGGGCTACCCCGACCGCGCGGCCGAGCGCGCGCTGCTCGCGGGCGAAGACCGGCGCGAGCAGCTCGAACACCTGCCGGCGCTGCTCGACGCGCGCGAGCTGGCCCTGCTGCAAGCCCAGGTGCAGGCGGTGCACGTGGCGCCCGCGCTGCTGGACTACGTGCAGGCGCTGATCGCGGCGACGCGCTCGGGCAAATGGTTCGTGCAGGGGTTGTCGCCGCGCGCGGCGATTGCGCTGGTGCGCGCGGCGCGGGCGCAGGCGCTGATCGAGGGGCGCGACTACGTGGCGCCGGACGACGTGCAAGCCATCCTCGCGCAGACCATTGCCCACCGCATGCAGCCGGTGAGCGGCGCGGGCCGCGGCAGCGTCGAGCAGGTGCAGGCCATGGTGCAGGCCGTGGCCTTGCCATGA
- a CDS encoding DUF58 domain-containing protein, whose amino-acid sequence MSGAAAAHGWLATRWQRWWMARVPPGDQLRLTQRNIYILPTGAGWMLALTLLILLVASINFQLNLGYLLTFLLAGCAAVSTWVSHATLRGLQLVLLAPAPQFAGTSVRLQVQLINTRARGRHGVALSLRQPRLWSWTDVPPQGSAALELSFAPARRGLQQVPPLAVQTLYPMGLFRVWAWWRPKAQVLVYPEPEPACPPLPAGEPLPGQGGAASSSASSEHGGVRAYRRGDAQRLIVWKKAAQALASGSDALVSRDAQADQRSQLWLSLQSTSLRDTEAALSRLTAWVLQADRLGLSYGLRLGTLTVAQGSGPAQRERCLHALAVH is encoded by the coding sequence ATGAGCGGCGCCGCCGCGGCCCACGGCTGGCTGGCCACACGCTGGCAGCGCTGGTGGATGGCGCGCGTGCCGCCGGGCGACCAGCTGCGCCTGACGCAGCGCAACATCTACATCCTGCCCACGGGCGCGGGCTGGATGCTGGCGCTCACGCTGCTCATCCTGCTGGTGGCTTCGATCAACTTCCAGCTCAACCTGGGCTATCTGCTGACCTTCCTGCTGGCCGGCTGCGCGGCCGTCAGCACCTGGGTGAGCCATGCCACGCTGCGCGGTCTGCAGCTCGTGCTGCTGGCGCCGGCGCCGCAATTTGCCGGCACCAGCGTGCGGCTGCAGGTGCAGCTGATCAACACGCGCGCCCGCGGGCGCCATGGCGTTGCGCTGTCCCTGCGCCAGCCGCGGCTGTGGTCCTGGACCGACGTGCCGCCCCAGGGCAGCGCGGCGCTGGAGCTGAGCTTCGCGCCCGCGCGGCGCGGCCTGCAGCAGGTGCCGCCGCTGGCGGTACAGACGCTCTACCCCATGGGGCTGTTTCGCGTCTGGGCCTGGTGGCGGCCCAAGGCGCAGGTGCTGGTCTACCCTGAGCCCGAGCCCGCCTGCCCGCCGCTGCCCGCGGGCGAACCCCTGCCCGGCCAGGGCGGCGCGGCCAGCAGCAGCGCCAGCAGCGAGCACGGCGGCGTGCGCGCCTACCGGCGCGGCGACGCGCAGCGCCTCATCGTCTGGAAGAAGGCGGCGCAGGCCCTGGCCAGCGGCAGCGACGCGCTGGTCAGCCGCGACGCCCAGGCCGACCAGCGCAGCCAGCTCTGGCTGAGCCTGCAATCCACGTCCCTGCGCGACACCGAGGCCGCGCTCTCGCGCCTGACGGCCTGGGTGCTGCAGGCCGACAGACTGGGGCTGAGCTACGGCCTGCGCCTGGGCACGCTCACCGTGGCGCAAGGCAGCGGGCCCGCCCAGCGCGAGCGCTGCCTGCATGCGCTGGCCGTGCATTGA
- a CDS encoding enoyl-CoA hydratase yields the protein MTDTAELLRTERDARGVHTLTMNDPKRFNALGSEMLARLQQALEQVQADPDARMVVLAGSGRAFCAGHNLKDMSAHPDLAWYRELFSQCSRVMLTINQLSVPVLARVHGIAAAAGCQLVAQCDLAVASTEARFATSGIHYGLFCSTPSVPLVRNVPAKRAMEMLLTGDFIDAQTALREGLVNRVAAPEQLDAEVAALVDAVVEKPRTAVAMGKKLVYQQRELGLQAAYQLAGQTMAANMMDADAQEGALAFAEKRTPSWKTH from the coding sequence ATGACCGATACCGCCGAGCTGCTGCGCACCGAGCGTGACGCACGCGGCGTACACACCCTGACGATGAACGACCCCAAGCGCTTCAACGCGCTGGGCTCGGAGATGCTCGCGCGCCTGCAGCAGGCGCTCGAGCAGGTGCAGGCCGACCCCGACGCCCGCATGGTGGTGCTCGCTGGCAGCGGCCGTGCGTTTTGCGCCGGCCACAACCTCAAGGACATGTCGGCGCACCCCGACCTCGCCTGGTACCGCGAGCTGTTCAGCCAGTGCAGCCGCGTGATGCTCACCATCAACCAGCTCAGCGTGCCGGTGCTCGCGCGCGTGCACGGCATAGCGGCGGCCGCCGGCTGCCAGCTCGTGGCCCAGTGCGACCTGGCGGTAGCCAGCACCGAGGCGCGCTTTGCCACCAGCGGCATCCATTACGGCCTGTTCTGCTCCACGCCCAGCGTGCCCTTGGTGCGCAACGTGCCGGCCAAGCGCGCGATGGAGATGCTGCTCACCGGCGACTTCATCGACGCCCAGACGGCGCTCAGGGAAGGCCTGGTCAACCGCGTCGCAGCGCCCGAGCAGCTTGACGCCGAAGTGGCCGCGCTGGTGGACGCCGTCGTGGAAAAGCCTCGTACGGCCGTCGCCATGGGCAAGAAGCTGGTCTATCAGCAGCGCGAGCTCGGCCTGCAGGCCGCCTACCAGCTTGCCGGCCAGACCATGGCCGCGAACATGATGGACGCCGACGCCCAGGAGGGCGCACTGGCCTTTGCCGAAAAGCGCACGCCGAGCTGGAAAACCCATTGA
- a CDS encoding DUF3488 and transglutaminase-like domain-containing protein has protein sequence MMQRLHSLPRDTRDTLFLLLVVACCIAPLVAHIPLWASVLGALLLLWRGALAWRLRPLPSRPVIWVLLLAVTGFTLASFRTIAGPDAGVTLVVMLLALKTLELRARRDAMVVFFLGFFTLLSNFLFSQALGVALMMLLALLGLLTALINAHRPAGRPSLASSLAAAARMALLGAPIMLALFVFFPRFAPLWGVPGDDTTGRSGLSGQMSVGAIAQLALDDSVALRVRFHTPGGQPPPQSALYFRGPVLSAFNGRDWYALMQPEARAFSWAIPAPAELQVQGEPVRYEMTMEASRRPWLLALDVPVEPPELPQGMRAQMAPELQWVTLRPVTSVLRYEAASYLRFRHGPRERTPMLRPYLQLPPDSDPRTRALAQSMRAELGAAGPQALVDAALQRLRSGGYRYTLEPGAYGQNTADTFWFDRKEGFCEHIASAFVVLMRALDIPARIVTGYQGGEMNPLDGYWTVRQSDAHAWAEVWMQERGWVRVDPTGAVAPGRIGTLQRLQAPRGAFGTALGAVISPSMLQRLRSVWEALDNRWTQWVLNYTQERQLDLLKRLGLHDPDWRDLVRVLGLLAAAAALAGAAWALRERYRLDPWQRLMQDLHRRLRRARLNLPEHLPARTMARRLRESAGPAAEPLADWLLQLERARYGPAPEATLAELRRRLRRLPWAALRQPAPPRSAARPESAA, from the coding sequence ATGATGCAGCGCCTGCACAGCCTTCCCCGGGACACGCGCGACACGCTGTTTCTGCTGCTGGTGGTGGCCTGCTGCATCGCGCCGCTGGTGGCGCACATTCCGCTCTGGGCCTCGGTGCTCGGGGCGCTGCTGCTGCTGTGGCGCGGCGCGCTCGCCTGGCGGCTGCGCCCGCTGCCCTCGCGCCCGGTCATCTGGGTGCTGCTGCTGGCCGTCACCGGCTTCACGCTGGCGAGCTTTCGCACCATCGCCGGGCCCGATGCCGGGGTGACGCTCGTTGTCATGCTGCTGGCGCTCAAGACCCTGGAGCTGCGCGCGCGCCGCGACGCCATGGTGGTCTTCTTCCTGGGCTTCTTCACGCTGCTGTCCAACTTCCTGTTTTCGCAGGCGCTGGGCGTGGCGCTGATGATGCTGCTGGCGCTGCTGGGCCTGCTGACCGCGCTGATCAACGCGCACCGCCCGGCCGGGCGCCCCAGCCTGGCTTCCTCGCTCGCCGCTGCGGCGCGCATGGCGCTGCTGGGCGCGCCCATCATGCTCGCGCTGTTCGTTTTCTTCCCGCGCTTTGCGCCCTTGTGGGGCGTGCCGGGCGACGACACCACGGGGCGCAGCGGCCTGTCCGGCCAGATGAGCGTGGGCGCGATCGCCCAGCTTGCGCTGGACGACAGCGTGGCGCTGCGCGTGCGCTTTCACACCCCGGGCGGCCAGCCGCCGCCGCAGTCCGCGCTGTACTTTCGCGGCCCGGTGCTCAGCGCCTTCAACGGCCGTGACTGGTATGCGCTGATGCAGCCCGAGGCGCGCGCCTTCAGCTGGGCGATTCCGGCGCCGGCCGAGCTGCAGGTGCAGGGCGAGCCGGTGCGCTACGAGATGACCATGGAAGCAAGTCGCCGGCCCTGGCTGCTGGCGCTGGACGTCCCGGTCGAGCCGCCCGAGCTGCCCCAGGGCATGCGCGCCCAGATGGCGCCCGAGCTGCAGTGGGTGACGCTGCGCCCCGTCACCAGTGTGCTGCGCTACGAGGCCGCGAGCTATCTGCGCTTTCGCCACGGCCCGCGCGAGCGCACGCCCATGCTGCGCCCCTATCTGCAGCTGCCGCCCGACTCCGACCCGCGCACCCGGGCGCTGGCGCAGTCCATGCGCGCCGAGCTCGGCGCCGCCGGCCCCCAGGCCCTGGTGGACGCCGCGCTGCAGCGCCTGCGCAGCGGCGGCTACCGCTACACGCTGGAGCCCGGCGCCTACGGCCAGAACACCGCCGACACCTTCTGGTTCGACCGCAAGGAGGGTTTTTGCGAGCACATCGCCTCGGCCTTCGTGGTGCTGATGCGCGCGCTCGACATCCCCGCGCGCATCGTCACCGGCTACCAGGGCGGCGAGATGAACCCGCTGGACGGCTACTGGACGGTGCGTCAGAGCGATGCCCACGCCTGGGCCGAGGTCTGGATGCAAGAGCGCGGCTGGGTGCGGGTAGACCCGACGGGCGCGGTGGCGCCCGGGCGCATAGGCACGCTGCAGCGCCTGCAGGCGCCGCGCGGCGCCTTCGGCACCGCCCTGGGCGCGGTCATCAGCCCGTCCATGCTGCAACGCCTGCGCTCGGTCTGGGAGGCGCTGGACAACCGCTGGACGCAGTGGGTGCTGAACTACACGCAAGAGCGCCAGCTCGACCTGCTCAAGCGCCTGGGCCTGCACGACCCGGACTGGCGCGACCTGGTGCGCGTGCTCGGCCTGCTCGCCGCCGCTGCTGCGCTCGCCGGCGCCGCCTGGGCGCTGCGCGAGCGCTACCGGCTCGACCCCTGGCAGCGGCTGATGCAGGATTTGCACCGGCGCCTGCGCCGCGCCCGCCTGAACCTCCCCGAGCATCTGCCCGCGCGCACCATGGCCCGCCGCCTGCGCGAGAGCGCGGGCCCGGCGGCCGAGCCGCTGGCCGACTGGCTGCTGCAACTGGAGCGGGCGCGCTACGGCCCGGCGCCCGAAGCGACGCTTGCCGAGCTGCGCCGCCGGCTGCGCCGGCTGCCCTGGGCGGCGCTGCGCCAGCCAGCGCCCCCGCGCAGCGCCGCACGCCCCGAGAGCGCCGCCTGA
- a CDS encoding histone deacetylase family protein: MGAGHPECPERLDAIHNRMLITGLADVLDQREAPAAALADIELAHDRWYVASLRGMSERIAEEKAAGGPAHAQVDPDTAMNVWTWTAALHAAGAALSATDAVIAGELENAFCAVRPPGHHATHAKSMGFCFFNNVAVAAKYALKRHNLKRVAVIDFDVHHGNGTEDILAGDERALMCSFFQSPFYPYSGERDPAANMCNVPVAAYTRGMDIREIVDLVWMPRLEAFKPEMIFISAGFDSHRDDEMGQLGLVEADFAWITARIKDVARRFSKGRIVSCLEGGYAMTPLALSVEAHLRALADL, from the coding sequence ATGGGAGCCGGCCACCCGGAGTGCCCCGAGCGTCTGGACGCCATCCACAACCGCATGCTGATCACCGGCCTGGCCGACGTGCTGGACCAGCGCGAGGCGCCGGCGGCGGCGCTGGCGGACATCGAGCTGGCGCACGACCGCTGGTATGTGGCGTCGCTGCGCGGCATGTCCGAGCGCATCGCCGAAGAGAAGGCCGCGGGCGGCCCCGCCCACGCGCAAGTGGATCCGGACACCGCGATGAACGTCTGGACCTGGACGGCCGCGCTGCACGCGGCGGGCGCGGCGCTCTCGGCCACCGATGCGGTGATTGCCGGCGAGCTGGAAAACGCCTTTTGTGCGGTGCGCCCGCCCGGGCACCACGCCACGCACGCCAAATCCATGGGTTTTTGCTTCTTCAACAACGTGGCGGTGGCGGCCAAGTACGCGCTCAAGCGCCACAACCTCAAGCGCGTGGCGGTGATCGACTTCGACGTGCACCACGGCAACGGCACCGAAGACATCCTCGCGGGTGACGAGCGCGCGCTGATGTGCAGCTTCTTCCAGAGCCCGTTTTATCCCTACAGCGGCGAGCGCGACCCGGCGGCCAACATGTGCAACGTGCCGGTGGCCGCCTACACCCGGGGCATGGACATCCGCGAGATCGTCGACCTGGTCTGGATGCCCCGCCTGGAGGCTTTCAAGCCGGAAATGATCTTCATCAGCGCGGGCTTTGACAGCCACCGCGACGACGAAATGGGGCAGCTTGGCCTGGTGGAGGCGGACTTTGCCTGGATCACCGCACGAATCAAGGACGTTGCACGGCGTTTTTCCAAAGGGCGTATCGTCTCCTGTCTGGAAGGCGGCTATGCGATGACGCCGCTGGCGTTGAGCGTGGAAGCGCACCTGCGCGCGCTCGCCGATTTGTGA